The Streptomyces sp. RKAG293 genome includes a region encoding these proteins:
- a CDS encoding thioredoxin domain-containing protein, producing MSQKNREGKRTAREAMHEQREKDKARDKRKRTLIVGGAVVVVLAIAGVVAGVLANHTSEPAKPVASPKGATGNDNLVIPTGAAAAPSTLTVYEDFRCPGCGMFEKTFRDTVHSLEDSGALKADYHLVTIIDGNMGGTGSLNAGNAAVCAQDAGKFRAFHDVLYENQPDEREDKFGDKAYLLELADKVPGLKTDTFTACVNNGTYDTWIKKSAAAFGGSGFSSTPTVLLNGKSVYGNQTDPLTPDKLKQQVEAANKGKKAGTVTPTPTS from the coding sequence GTGAGCCAGAAGAACCGTGAAGGAAAGCGCACCGCCCGTGAGGCGATGCATGAACAGCGCGAGAAGGACAAGGCGCGCGACAAGCGCAAGAGGACACTGATCGTCGGTGGTGCCGTCGTCGTGGTCCTGGCGATTGCCGGGGTGGTGGCCGGGGTGCTGGCCAACCACACGAGCGAACCGGCCAAACCGGTGGCGTCCCCGAAGGGCGCGACCGGCAACGACAACCTCGTCATCCCCACCGGCGCGGCCGCCGCGCCGTCCACCCTGACCGTCTACGAGGACTTCCGCTGCCCCGGCTGCGGCATGTTCGAGAAGACCTTCCGCGACACCGTGCACTCCCTGGAGGACAGCGGCGCGCTGAAGGCCGACTACCACCTGGTGACGATCATCGACGGGAACATGGGCGGCACCGGCTCGCTGAACGCGGGCAACGCCGCCGTCTGCGCGCAGGACGCGGGCAAGTTCCGGGCGTTCCACGACGTTCTCTACGAGAACCAGCCGGACGAGCGGGAGGACAAGTTCGGGGACAAGGCGTATCTGCTGGAACTCGCCGACAAGGTGCCGGGGCTGAAGACCGACACCTTCACCGCGTGTGTGAACAACGGCACGTACGACACCTGGATCAAGAAGTCGGCCGCCGCCTTCGGCGGCTCCGGGTTCAGCTCCACCCCGACCGTCCTGCTCAACGGCAAGAGCGTCTACGGAAACCAGACCGACCCGCTGACCCCGGACAAGCTCAAGCAGCAGGTCGAGGCGGCCAACAAGGGCAAGAAGGCGGGCACCGTCACGCCGACCCCCACGTCCTGA
- the trpA gene encoding tryptophan synthase subunit alpha, with the protein MSGNIALLNAALAAAKAENRAALVGYLPAGFPTVDGGIEAVKAMLEGGCDVVEIGLPHSDPVLDGPVIQTADDIALRGGVRIKDVLRTVREAHAATGAPVLVMTYWNPVDRYGAERFAADLAEAGGAGCILPDLPVEESEVWRKAAELHGLATVFVVAPSSRDARLAKITAVGTGFVYAASLMGVTGTRVSVGEQAADLVLRTRATTDLPVCVGLGVSNPEQAAEVAAFADGVIVGSAFVKRLLDAPDLETGLAGVRELAGELAAGVRKRTGAVRQSR; encoded by the coding sequence GTGAGCGGCAACATCGCGCTGTTGAACGCGGCCCTGGCCGCGGCGAAGGCCGAGAACCGGGCCGCGCTGGTCGGCTACCTCCCGGCCGGATTCCCCACCGTCGACGGCGGCATCGAAGCGGTCAAGGCGATGCTCGAAGGCGGCTGCGACGTCGTCGAGATCGGCCTGCCGCACAGCGACCCGGTGCTCGACGGACCGGTCATCCAGACCGCCGACGACATCGCGCTGCGCGGCGGCGTCCGGATCAAGGACGTGCTGCGCACCGTCCGCGAGGCGCACGCCGCCACCGGAGCGCCGGTGCTGGTCATGACGTACTGGAACCCGGTCGACCGCTACGGCGCCGAGCGGTTCGCCGCCGACCTCGCCGAGGCGGGCGGCGCCGGCTGCATCCTGCCCGACCTGCCGGTCGAGGAGTCCGAGGTGTGGCGCAAGGCCGCGGAGCTGCACGGTCTGGCCACCGTCTTCGTGGTCGCGCCGAGCAGCCGCGACGCGCGGCTCGCCAAGATCACCGCGGTGGGCACCGGCTTCGTCTACGCGGCGTCGCTGATGGGCGTCACCGGCACCCGGGTGAGCGTCGGCGAGCAGGCGGCCGACCTCGTCCTGCGCACCCGCGCCACCACGGACCTGCCGGTCTGTGTCGGCCTGGGCGTCTCCAACCCCGAGCAGGCCGCCGAGGTCGCCGCCTTCGCGGACGGCGTCATCGTCGGCTCCGCGTTCGTCAAGCGGCTGCTCGACGCGCCCGACCTGGAAACGGGCCTGGCCGGGGTGCGGGAGCTGGCCGGCGAGCTGGCGGCGGGCGTCCGCAAGCGCACCGGGGCGGTCCGGCAGAGCCGGTAG
- the trpB gene encoding tryptophan synthase subunit beta: MSEFFIPDPEGRIPNAEGYFGAFGGKFIPEALVAAVDEVAAEYEKAKADPAFAAELNDLMVNYTGRPSALTEVARFAEHAGGARVFLKREDLNHTGSHKINNVLGQALLTKRMGKTRVIAETGAGQHGVATATACALFGLECTIYMGEVDTKRQALNVARMRMLGAEVVSVTSGSRTLKDAINEAFRDWVANVDRTHYLFGTVAGPHPFPALVRDFHRVIGVEARRQILERTGRLPDAAVACVGGGSNAIGLFHAFLPDAGVRLVGCEPAGHGVETGEHAATLSQGEPGILHGSRSYVLQDDEGQITEPYSISAGLDYPGVGPEHSYLKDTGRAEYRAITDDDAMQALRLLSRTEGIIPAIESAHALAGALEIGRELGPDALLLVNLSGRGDKDMDTAARYFGLYENENEQGEAK; this comes from the coding sequence ATGTCAGAATTCTTCATTCCCGATCCCGAGGGTCGGATCCCGAACGCCGAAGGCTACTTCGGCGCGTTCGGCGGCAAGTTCATCCCGGAGGCGCTGGTCGCCGCCGTGGACGAGGTCGCCGCGGAGTACGAGAAGGCCAAGGCCGACCCGGCCTTCGCCGCCGAGCTGAACGACCTGATGGTCAACTACACCGGCCGGCCGAGCGCGCTCACCGAGGTCGCGCGGTTCGCCGAGCACGCGGGCGGCGCCCGGGTGTTCCTCAAGCGCGAGGACCTCAACCACACCGGCTCGCACAAGATCAACAACGTGTTGGGCCAGGCGCTGCTCACCAAGCGGATGGGCAAGACCCGCGTCATCGCCGAGACCGGCGCCGGCCAGCACGGCGTCGCCACCGCCACCGCGTGCGCGCTCTTCGGCCTCGAGTGCACCATCTACATGGGCGAGGTCGACACCAAGCGCCAGGCGCTGAACGTCGCGCGGATGCGGATGCTCGGCGCCGAGGTCGTCTCCGTGACGTCCGGCAGCCGCACCCTCAAGGACGCCATCAACGAGGCGTTCCGCGACTGGGTCGCCAACGTCGACCGCACCCACTACCTCTTCGGCACGGTGGCGGGACCGCACCCCTTCCCGGCACTGGTCCGTGACTTCCACCGGGTCATCGGCGTCGAGGCCCGCCGACAGATCCTGGAGCGCACCGGACGGCTCCCCGACGCCGCCGTCGCCTGTGTCGGCGGCGGATCGAACGCCATCGGGCTCTTCCACGCCTTCCTCCCCGACGCGGGCGTCCGCCTGGTCGGCTGCGAGCCCGCGGGCCACGGCGTGGAGACCGGCGAGCACGCCGCCACCCTCAGCCAGGGCGAACCCGGCATCCTGCACGGCTCCCGCTCCTACGTCCTCCAGGACGACGAGGGGCAGATCACCGAGCCCTACTCGATCTCGGCGGGACTGGACTACCCGGGCGTCGGCCCGGAGCACTCCTACCTCAAGGACACCGGCCGCGCCGAGTACCGCGCGATCACCGACGACGACGCGATGCAGGCGCTGCGCCTGCTCTCGCGGACCGAGGGCATCATCCCCGCGATCGAGAGCGCGCACGCGCTCGCCGGGGCGCTGGAGATCGGCCGCGAGCTGGGCCCGGACGCCCTGCTCCTGGTGAACCTCTCAGGACGCGGCGACAAGGACATGGACACCGCCGCCCGCTACTTCGGTCTGTACGAGAACGAGAACGAGCAGGGGGAAGCCAAGTGA
- the trpM gene encoding tryptophan biosynthesis modulator TrpM translates to MSIATRLAPGCRPRGCRAPARRVLGRRVRYVIGGEPGQVNGMRWRRG, encoded by the coding sequence ATGTCCATCGCGACCCGCCTCGCGCCCGGCTGCCGCCCCCGCGGCTGCCGCGCGCCTGCGCGTCGCGTATTGGGCCGTCGGGTGCGTTATGTGATCGGCGGCGAGCCCGGACAGGTCAACGGAATGCGATGGCGTCGCGGCTGA
- the trpC gene encoding indole-3-glycerol phosphate synthase TrpC, with protein MSVLDEIIDGVRADLADRQAQVSIDELKERAGKAREAMDGVAALRGDSVKVICEVKRSSPSKGALAAIADPAGLAADYEAGGAAVISVLTEQRKFGGSLADLEAVRAKVDIPVLRKDFIVTAYQLWEARAYGADLALLIVSALEQDALVSLIERATSIGLTPIVEVHDEEEVARAVDAGARIIGVNARNLKTLEVDRGNFARIAPEIPDEIVKIAESGVRGPHDLIAYANDGADAVLVGESLVTGKDPRAAVADLVAAGAHPALRFGRN; from the coding sequence GTGAGTGTGCTCGACGAGATCATCGACGGAGTCCGCGCCGACCTCGCCGACCGGCAGGCTCAGGTCTCCATCGACGAGCTCAAGGAGCGGGCCGGCAAGGCACGCGAAGCGATGGACGGAGTCGCCGCGCTGCGCGGTGACAGCGTCAAGGTGATCTGCGAGGTCAAGCGCTCCAGCCCCTCCAAGGGCGCGCTGGCCGCCATCGCCGACCCGGCCGGACTCGCCGCCGACTACGAGGCGGGCGGCGCCGCGGTCATCAGCGTCCTGACCGAACAGCGCAAGTTCGGCGGCTCCCTCGCCGACCTCGAAGCGGTCCGCGCCAAGGTCGACATCCCGGTGCTCCGCAAGGACTTCATCGTCACCGCGTACCAGCTGTGGGAGGCCCGCGCCTACGGCGCCGACCTCGCCCTGCTGATCGTCTCCGCCCTGGAGCAGGACGCGCTGGTCTCGCTCATCGAGCGTGCGACCTCGATCGGGCTCACCCCGATCGTCGAGGTGCACGACGAGGAGGAGGTCGCCCGCGCGGTCGACGCCGGCGCCCGGATCATCGGCGTCAACGCCCGGAACCTCAAGACCCTCGAGGTCGACCGCGGCAACTTCGCGCGCATCGCGCCCGAGATCCCGGACGAGATCGTGAAGATCGCCGAGTCCGGTGTCCGCGGCCCGCACGACCTCATCGCCTACGCCAACGACGGCGCCGACGCCGTGCTCGTCGGCGAGTCCCTGGTGACCGGCAAGGACCCGCGGGCGGCCGTCGCCGACCTCGTGGCCGCCGGCGCCCACCCCGCCCTGCGGTTCGGGCGGAACTGA
- a CDS encoding DUF2752 domain-containing protein, whose amino-acid sequence MTDKLTAVPPPAGAAAPHHEPWPAPEPAPPAGRLRRAAVPLGVLAGVVSAFAYVGAVDPNTPGHYPVCPLLKYTGIYCPGCGGLRSAHAVAHGDFGAALGLNALAVAAYVLFAVVWVVWLSRTLRGRPFEIRLRPAYWWAIGAVVLFFSVARNLPFGSALAP is encoded by the coding sequence GTGACCGACAAGCTGACCGCCGTGCCGCCGCCCGCCGGCGCCGCCGCGCCGCATCACGAGCCGTGGCCCGCCCCGGAGCCCGCGCCGCCCGCCGGCCGGCTGCGGCGGGCCGCCGTGCCGCTCGGGGTGCTGGCGGGAGTCGTCTCCGCGTTCGCGTACGTCGGAGCGGTCGACCCGAACACCCCCGGCCACTACCCCGTCTGCCCGCTGCTGAAGTACACCGGGATCTACTGTCCCGGCTGCGGCGGGCTGCGCAGCGCCCACGCGGTCGCGCACGGTGACTTCGGCGCGGCCCTCGGTCTGAACGCGCTGGCGGTCGCGGCCTACGTGCTCTTCGCCGTCGTCTGGGTGGTGTGGCTGTCGCGGACGCTGCGCGGCCGTCCGTTCGAGATCCGGCTGCGGCCGGCGTACTGGTGGGCGATCGGCGCGGTGGTCCTGTTCTTCAGCGTCGCCCGGAACCTGCCGTTCGGATCCGCGCTCGCCCCCTAG
- a CDS encoding HGxxPAAW family protein, whose protein sequence is MAGTNHGHTPAAWTGVIIAFIGFCVSGAFMVMAEPLGFWAGLVVVLLGGVVGLVMRAMGLGQPRKPAHS, encoded by the coding sequence ATGGCGGGCACCAACCACGGCCACACCCCTGCCGCCTGGACCGGCGTCATAATCGCCTTCATCGGATTCTGCGTCTCGGGTGCCTTCATGGTGATGGCCGAGCCGCTCGGATTCTGGGCGGGCCTGGTCGTGGTCCTGCTCGGTGGCGTCGTCGGCCTCGTGATGCGCGCGATGGGCCTGGGCCAGCCCCGGAAGCCCGCCCACAGCTGA